In Vreelandella piezotolerans, one genomic interval encodes:
- a CDS encoding XRE family transcriptional regulator, translated as MSSKAFVELALHILQCNQKKLSGLLGVSPTQITKWKNGEHISLVMQNKFRELTKIGDLDPSDVLLCGSVENCAKWKTLTQNLAELAQEDAETGYYTLPLEDDLDLLLGNTLNTLTEMGVTIPKEFPKELNESLINEDGDFSFRDNPLASLIYDIYLSLNSVYGFYIAYIDHIVNDERLDLYSSPAENIEPCLLSLAATKIEADQALAPNFTKFRHEVISDYEKWILIVKETAFQGRVPLKAELMDIVYGSPDELDHSAEAESLGINTTQLHPDIYMNELLVGMRTIHQVLPAILKKLDIDKEFELDIAELSVNSRARRNT; from the coding sequence ATGAGCAGTAAAGCATTCGTTGAACTCGCCTTGCATATTCTGCAATGTAACCAGAAAAAGCTGTCTGGGCTTCTGGGAGTTTCGCCAACCCAAATTACGAAATGGAAAAATGGCGAACACATATCGCTGGTAATGCAGAACAAATTTCGAGAACTGACAAAAATCGGCGACCTGGATCCGTCCGATGTTCTCCTATGTGGGTCTGTGGAAAACTGCGCGAAGTGGAAAACTCTAACTCAAAACCTGGCCGAGCTTGCCCAAGAGGATGCTGAAACCGGGTATTACACACTACCCCTGGAAGACGATCTTGATCTGCTATTAGGTAATACGCTAAATACGTTGACTGAGATGGGCGTTACCATTCCCAAGGAATTCCCAAAGGAGCTAAACGAAAGCCTTATAAACGAAGACGGCGACTTTAGCTTTAGAGACAACCCACTGGCTTCACTCATTTATGACATATATTTATCTTTAAACAGTGTCTATGGCTTTTATATCGCTTACATTGATCATATCGTTAATGACGAAAGGCTCGATCTTTATTCATCACCTGCCGAGAACATAGAGCCTTGCTTGCTCTCTTTGGCTGCCACCAAGATTGAAGCCGATCAAGCACTAGCACCAAATTTCACTAAATTTCGGCATGAGGTGATTAGCGATTATGAAAAGTGGATTCTTATTGTAAAAGAAACTGCCTTTCAAGGTCGTGTACCACTCAAAGCCGAACTGATGGACATAGTTTACGGTTCACCGGACGAACTGGATCACTCAGCAGAAGCAGAGAGCCTTGGTATCAATACAACTCAGTTACATCCTGACATATATATGAATGAACTTTTGGTCGGTATGAGAACGATTCACCAAGTTTTGCCCGCCATCTTAAAAAAACTGGATATCGATAAAGAATTTGAGCTAGATATAGCTGAACTTTCAGTTAACAGCAGAGCAAGAAGAAACACTTAA